One window of Nicotiana tomentosiformis chromosome 11, ASM39032v3, whole genome shotgun sequence genomic DNA carries:
- the LOC104120900 gene encoding calcium-binding protein CML37-like gives MCMESVSVPSVENKSYFSRLRKRFSLKKATTTTTTTTTITTDCLSMSSSSKSNNSGELERVFTYFDENGDGKVSPAELRRCVKAVGGELTVEEAEMAVRLSDSDGDGLLGLEDFTKLMEGMEEERNKESELIGAFGMYEMEGSGYITPKSLKMMLSRLGESTSIDNCKAMIQRFDINGDGVLNFDEVFTYFDENGDGKVSPAELRRCVKAVGGELTVEEAEMAVRLSDSDGDGLLVLEDFTKLMEGMEEERNKESELIGAFGMYEMEGSGYITPKSLKRMLSQLGESTSIDNCKAMIRRFDINGDGVLSFDEFKVMMTS, from the exons ATGTGCATGGAATCAGTTTCTGTACCTAGTGTTGAAAACAAATCTTATTTCTCAAGATTAAGGAAGAGGTTTTCACTAAAAAAGGCAACGAcgacgacgacaacaacaacaactattacTACTGATTGTCTTTCGATGAGTAGTAGTAGCAAAAGTAATAATAGTGGCGAGTTAGAGAGGGTATTTACATACTTTGACGAGAATGGAGATGGAAAAGTGTCACCGGCTGAGCTAAGGAGGTGTGTGAAGGCGGTAGGAGGCGAACTGACGGTGGAGGAGGCGGAGATGGCGGTGAGGCTATCGGATTCCGACGGGGATGGATTATTGGGTTTGGAGGATTTTACAAAACTAATGGAAGGAATGGAAGAGGAGAGGAATAAGGAGAGTGAATTGATAGGAGCATTTGGAATGTATGAAATGGAGGGGAGTGGCTACATTACTCCTAAGAGCTTGAAGATGATGTTGAGTCGACTCGGTGAGTCAACTTCCATTGATAACTGCAAAGCTATGATTCAGAGATTTGATATCAATGGAGATGGAGTTCTCAACTTTGATGA GGTATTTACATACTTTGACGAGAATGGAGACGGCAAGGTTTCACCCGCTGAGCTCAGGAGGTGTGTGAAGGCTGTAGGAGGTGAACTGACGGTGGAGGAGGCGGAAATGGCGGTGAGGTTATCGGATTCCGACGGGGATGGATTGTTGGTGTTGGAGGATTTTACAAAACTAATGGAAGGAATGGAAGAGGAGAGGAATAAGGAGAGTGAATTGATAGGAGCATTTGGAATGTATGAAATGGAGGGGAGTGGCTACATTACTCCTAAGAGCTTGAAGAGAATGCTGAGTCAACTCGGTGAGTCAACCTCCATTGATAACTGCAAAGCTATGATTCGGAGATTTGATATCAACGGAGATGGAGTTCTCAGCTTTGACGAGTTCAAAGTTATGATGACAAGTTAA